The following proteins come from a genomic window of Methanosarcina sp. MTP4:
- a CDS encoding nuclease-related domain-containing DEAD/DEAH box helicase has product MVLNVIPNNYFKLTNGETKVVNKVRALYHKDDRECFLYVQPRLREYNPDFILIDSYKGVCIIEVKDWVLSRIESMNRVEVTFKNGKSGENPVAKTNEYFNCAKDIFEKDRFLLDEEGKLRFKVYSKVVFTGMDSKDIDDSGLKDVLFQPPTRCLGSDRLKKVTIDDLFSAETSYPGQVIISVIRALLFPEIKIQHKQHELLEFDNELDEIKNTIKALDCEQEKFAKKIPYGHYMVSGVPGSGKTVILLARAIFFLKEHPDWKIKIITFNRSLAKKMQNRFKALYNDLHLMGSIMKTFQFPLSIN; this is encoded by the coding sequence ATGGTTCTGAATGTCATTCCAAACAATTATTTTAAGCTAACAAACGGGGAAACAAAAGTCGTCAATAAGGTCAGGGCTCTGTACCATAAGGATGACAGGGAATGTTTCTTATATGTCCAGCCCAGGCTGAGGGAGTATAATCCTGATTTTATCCTTATTGACAGTTATAAAGGCGTCTGCATTATTGAGGTGAAAGACTGGGTCTTGAGCCGTATAGAGTCAATGAACCGGGTCGAAGTTACTTTTAAGAATGGAAAAAGCGGGGAGAATCCCGTCGCAAAGACAAATGAGTATTTTAATTGTGCCAAAGATATTTTTGAAAAAGATAGATTTCTGCTTGATGAGGAGGGGAAATTAAGATTTAAGGTTTACTCTAAAGTTGTTTTTACCGGGATGGACTCAAAGGATATCGATGATTCCGGCCTTAAAGATGTTCTTTTTCAGCCTCCTACAAGGTGCCTTGGTTCCGACCGGCTTAAAAAGGTGACCATAGATGATTTATTCAGCGCGGAAACCAGTTATCCGGGTCAAGTAATTATTTCGGTTATCCGGGCTCTTCTTTTCCCTGAAATCAAAATTCAGCACAAACAACACGAGTTGCTGGAATTTGATAATGAGCTGGACGAGATAAAGAATACTATTAAGGCGCTTGATTGCGAGCAGGAAAAGTTTGCTAAGAAGATCCCTTACGGCCATTATATGGTAAGCGGGGTCCCCGGGAGTGGAAAGACCGTAATATTGCTGGCCAGGGCTATTTTTTTCCTCAAGGAGCACCCGGACTGGAAAATTAAAATCATAACTTTCAACCGTTCCCTCGCAAAGAAGAT